The Symphalangus syndactylus isolate Jambi chromosome 11, NHGRI_mSymSyn1-v2.1_pri, whole genome shotgun sequence genome contains a region encoding:
- the RFESD gene encoding Rieske domain-containing protein isoform X1, with protein sequence MLKCFRNCLRPSSLSTLPLQYGILFPQLLACLVHLHFGHFSSAVISVTSFYLSMNLDGSAQDPEKREYSPVCVGREDDIKKSERMTAVVHDREVVIFYHKGEYHAMDIRCYHSGGPLHLGDIEDFDGRPCIVCPWHKYKITLATGEGLYQSINPKDPSAKPKWCSKGIKQRIHTVTVDNGNIYVTLSNEPFKCDSDFYATGDFKVIKSPS encoded by the exons ATGTTGAAGTGCTTCAGGAATTGTCTTAGACCTTCTTCCTTATCTACACTTCCTCTCCAA TATGGAATTCTCTTCCCCCAGCTGTTGGCATGTCTAGTTCATTTGCATTTTGGGCATTTCAGCTCAGCTGTCATCTCAGTGACCAGTTTTTATCTGAG CATGAATCTTGATGGCTCTGCACAAGATCCTGAAAAGAGGGAATATTCTCCTGTCTGTGTGGGCAGAGAAGATGACATTAAAAAATCCGAAAGAATGACAGCTGTTGTCCATGATAGAGAAGTGGTCATTTTCTACCACAAGGGAGAATATCATGCTATGGATATTCGCTGTTAcc ACTCAGGAGGACCTTTACATTTGGGAGATATAGAg GATTTTGATGGACGACCGTGTATAGTTTGCCCCTGGcataaatacaaaattacttTGGCAACAGGAGAAGGTCTGTACCAGTCTATAAACCCTAAAGATCCATCGGCAAAACCCAAGTGGTGCTCCAAAGGAATAAAGCAAAGGATTCACACAGTGACAGTAGACAATGGAAATATTTATGTGACTCTTTCTAATGAACCTTTTAAGTGTGACTCTGATTTTTATGCCACTGGAGACTTCAAAGTAATTAAGAGTCCTTcctga
- the RFESD gene encoding Rieske domain-containing protein isoform X2 — MNLDGSAQDPEKREYSPVCVGREDDIKKSERMTAVVHDREVVIFYHKGEYHAMDIRCYHSGGPLHLGDIEDFDGRPCIVCPWHKYKITLATGEGLYQSINPKDPSAKPKWCSKGIKQRIHTVTVDNGNIYVTLSNEPFKCDSDFYATGDFKVIKSPS, encoded by the exons ATGAATCTTGATGGCTCTGCACAAGATCCTGAAAAGAGGGAATATTCTCCTGTCTGTGTGGGCAGAGAAGATGACATTAAAAAATCCGAAAGAATGACAGCTGTTGTCCATGATAGAGAAGTGGTCATTTTCTACCACAAGGGAGAATATCATGCTATGGATATTCGCTGTTAcc ACTCAGGAGGACCTTTACATTTGGGAGATATAGAg GATTTTGATGGACGACCGTGTATAGTTTGCCCCTGGcataaatacaaaattacttTGGCAACAGGAGAAGGTCTGTACCAGTCTATAAACCCTAAAGATCCATCGGCAAAACCCAAGTGGTGCTCCAAAGGAATAAAGCAAAGGATTCACACAGTGACAGTAGACAATGGAAATATTTATGTGACTCTTTCTAATGAACCTTTTAAGTGTGACTCTGATTTTTATGCCACTGGAGACTTCAAAGTAATTAAGAGTCCTTcctga